The proteins below come from a single Tissierella sp. MB52-C2 genomic window:
- a CDS encoding PIN/TRAM domain-containing protein: MIDKILKGAIGIIGMLIGYGILSLFINLEIIQTTRVGWLNLVLYLGVSLIFGIIFFSLSSKIIDRGRKLVRLIENELEKFSAYDIAISAVGLILGLIIAFLLTQPLNNMGIPYLGVPISIALYIIFGYLGLSIPNRKKDDITSTLGNIRKQPRDKAKAQNRTYPKVLDTSVIIDGRIADICKTGFIEGPLIIPEFVLSELQHIADSSDSLKRNRGRRGLDILNKIQKELDVEVIINDKKFEDVPEVDSKLLKLTQLLKGKIITNDYNLNKVAEVQGIDVLNINELANAVKPIVLPGEEMLVQVVRDGKESGQGLAYLDDGTMIVVESGRKFIGETIDVVVTSVLQTSAGRMIFAKPKSMVDKAV; the protein is encoded by the coding sequence ATGATTGATAAAATTTTAAAAGGAGCCATAGGAATAATAGGTATGCTAATAGGCTACGGTATTTTATCTTTATTCATTAATTTAGAGATTATACAAACCACTAGAGTAGGATGGCTGAATTTAGTTTTATATTTAGGTGTATCCCTTATATTCGGAATTATATTCTTTTCCTTGTCATCTAAGATAATAGACAGAGGTAGGAAACTGGTTAGATTGATTGAAAATGAGTTAGAGAAATTCTCCGCATATGATATAGCTATATCAGCAGTTGGACTTATTCTTGGACTCATAATTGCATTTTTATTAACTCAACCATTAAATAATATGGGTATACCTTATTTAGGGGTTCCAATATCCATAGCTCTTTATATTATCTTTGGATATTTGGGGTTATCCATTCCAAATAGAAAGAAAGATGATATAACTTCGACTTTAGGTAATATTAGAAAGCAGCCTAGAGATAAGGCAAAGGCTCAAAATAGAACATATCCTAAGGTACTTGATACATCTGTTATAATTGATGGTAGGATAGCAGATATATGTAAAACAGGATTTATCGAAGGTCCACTTATTATACCAGAGTTTGTATTGTCTGAACTACAACATATAGCAGATTCTTCAGATTCCTTAAAAAGGAATAGAGGAAGAAGAGGATTGGATATATTAAACAAAATACAAAAAGAATTAGACGTTGAAGTAATAATTAACGATAAGAAATTTGAAGATGTTCCAGAAGTAGATTCGAAACTATTGAAGTTAACCCAATTACTTAAAGGAAAAATAATAACCAATGATTATAATTTAAATAAGGTAGCAGAGGTACAAGGAATTGATGTACTAAATATAAATGAATTGGCAAATGCGGTTAAACCAATAGTACTTCCAGGAGAGGAGATGCTTGTTCAAGTCGTAAGAGATGGTAAAGAGTCGGGGCAAGGTCTTGCATATCTAGATGATGGAACTATGATAGTTGTAGAAAGTGGTAGAAAGTTCATAGGTGAAACCATAGATGTAGTAGTTACATCAGTACTTCAAACATCTGCGGGTAGAATGATATTTGCTAAACCAAAATCTATGGTAGATAAAGCAGTTTAA
- the ispD gene encoding 2-C-methyl-D-erythritol 4-phosphate cytidylyltransferase, whose translation MYKDYYVSVIIAAAGMSNRMGSKINKQFIAIGGKPILAHTIEKFEKCRYIDEIILVAKEEEIEYCRKEIVRKYKFNKVANIIRGGKERQDSVYNGILALNERSNIVLTHDGARPFVKNENIEDGIKGVIEHGACVIGVPVKDTIKIVGNEKDIEDTPIRDLLWAAQTPQCFFKDILIKGYENAIDTGFYGTDDSSIVEEIGYNVKMIMGSYENIKITTPEDIILAESLIKDRNTIFNGRNFIFQSR comes from the coding sequence ATGTATAAAGATTACTATGTATCTGTAATTATAGCTGCAGCTGGAATGAGTAATAGGATGGGAAGCAAAATTAATAAGCAGTTTATCGCCATAGGTGGCAAGCCTATATTGGCCCATACAATAGAAAAATTTGAAAAATGCAGATACATTGATGAAATAATTCTAGTAGCTAAAGAAGAGGAAATAGAATATTGTAGAAAAGAAATAGTTAGAAAATATAAATTTAATAAGGTAGCTAATATAATTAGAGGTGGAAAAGAAAGACAAGATTCTGTATATAATGGTATATTAGCCTTAAATGAACGCTCGAATATTGTTCTTACTCATGATGGGGCTAGACCTTTTGTAAAAAATGAAAATATAGAAGATGGCATAAAGGGTGTTATAGAGCATGGAGCCTGTGTCATAGGAGTGCCTGTAAAAGATACAATAAAGATTGTAGGTAATGAAAAAGATATAGAGGATACTCCAATAAGAGATCTGCTTTGGGCTGCTCAAACACCACAATGTTTCTTTAAAGACATACTTATTAAAGGGTATGAAAATGCAATAGATACTGGATTTTATGGAACTGATGATAGCTCCATAGTTGAAGAAATTGGATATAATGTCAAGATGATTATGGGAAGTTATGAAAATATAAAAATCACAACACCAGAGGATATAATCCTTGCAGAATCTTTAATTAAAGACAGAAATACGATTTTTAACGGCAGAAATTTTATATTTCAAAGTAGATAA
- the ispF gene encoding 2-C-methyl-D-erythritol 2,4-cyclodiphosphate synthase, whose protein sequence is MRIGFGYDVHKLVEDRKLILGGVEMTFERGLLGHSDADVLVHAIMDSILGALALGDIGKHFPDTDNKYKDISSIYLLSQVFELMKDSGYTIGNIDATIAAQRPKLAPYIEEMRLNIAHTLHTSIDNINIKATTTEWLGFEGREEGISAYSVCMIKKENN, encoded by the coding sequence GTGAGAATTGGATTTGGTTATGATGTTCATAAGCTTGTAGAAGATAGAAAGTTGATATTAGGTGGCGTAGAGATGACCTTTGAAAGAGGTCTACTTGGACATTCCGATGCAGACGTTTTGGTTCATGCCATAATGGATAGCATTTTAGGAGCTTTAGCTTTAGGAGATATAGGAAAACATTTCCCTGATACTGATAATAAATATAAAGACATTTCAAGCATATATCTTTTGTCTCAAGTCTTTGAACTAATGAAAGATTCAGGGTACACAATAGGCAATATAGATGCAACAATTGCAGCTCAAAGACCAAAACTAGCTCCTTATATAGAGGAGATGAGGTTAAATATTGCCCATACTTTACACACTTCAATAGACAATATAAACATAAAAGCTACTACTACAGAATGGCTAGGTTTTGAAGGAAGAGAAGAGGGTATATCAGCATATAGTGTTTGCATGATTAAAAAAGAAAATAATTGA